One genomic region from Amphiprion ocellaris isolate individual 3 ecotype Okinawa chromosome 20, ASM2253959v1, whole genome shotgun sequence encodes:
- the cep170ba gene encoding centrosomal protein of 170 kDa protein B isoform X4 gives MSVTSWFLVSSSGTRHRLPREMIFVGRDDCELMLQSRSVDKQHAVINYDTNTDEHMVKDLGSLNGTFVNDLRIPDQTYITLKLSDVIRFGYDAHVYILERSQHKVPEEALKHEKYTSQLQLGIKALEAKAKEKQQFQSSEKSKDSLSNVKHQDRAERRAHSLTAATDPPISKPTPLYGQPSWWGEDEDPANKKQSRGGKLPEQESPEPAKDVPRYEVNGSLSDSQAKSIFSYRREPSYFEIPTKEFQQRPTKKLESQVHEVPTKDTPDPSQCIPSTPTPPIVQSHASFTIEFDDCTPGKMKIKDHVTKFSFRQQRKHSPVEVATTPTEVLSAESKVADWLVQSNASMMRRKSQGEDLYSTNSDPSLPMNTKSNHHEDGSHSDSGHLSSSGKDLLQSEPQIASQGSPKTLRNSEPQRFTSPDSEEPLSYSPPESQSLSSLDKAEPHQAFVIEFFDDNPRKKRSQSFTNNTSPPEPSSHRLQQEKAKKSTSPTGERKVPPPPTTTPPTQRYTIPLKDPAPTVPQRAGSLRREKTDDRISTGFSSRSSSSVSTRPFSSVGRRSKLAQEFTAEFLKQAKQNLSASWDKNSSSASRAAKKETVTVSQSDQSTTSPPRSDGNYQPKTSSPIHQPVPLKATVMPLASQTVEVKSPHRGSRNEEEDSLSDAGTYTIEADVPDKELEEARSKIDQVQPAGAVLQGTPKWMSCWASLADSYTESGPSSGLFDIPSQMELSGGARATIIHKATLSRNHDITDADGSKARRVLPQVPLGEKSDVPTPSIHVHYDPHSTFDVGDKSLVAPGSQDSIHRLTVQDDVEPDSLSDASKSDDGSIIEQRRRPLSDGEEKQTEEKPKVPAKSTSFYIGSEDEVSRPERGGSKTSTPKVERKHVTKTFSTATLIKQKGSQDFGKVKPTVSTPALGQGTRSPELKEGSVSPLIRQESFTKERPSNPRLPNISSQPAQRDLVPELFQGATSQDTHSYLKETENVLAVLEAKLQAGQSGPSPSPVMDSLSGESDVDTSSTVSQQSNKTKPNTMTKKTSVSGFHRERSSASTASQDSNHQSTSSEKHRPLGADSRNKTESVRRPVGLRRSVGKCGSTDLSDDPQSLPYSDQESNNHQTRKKYTVPLQREDGKSTRASQALSRANSLSAPRPTRASMLRRARLGEASDNEGTETDRLSQETGNAPPKQPQEAKKLSRLDMLAMPRKRTSSFNTPSDTEASSTPQWTGRSTGFSNRSTELGGSSSRRASASAPKPVERPQKAPLGKTPITRGRSSSTKYASSTASSRRRQKGSDYTSTSDEEYDSNQSTPKHKRSQTSPASFSPRHQPRSQPVVAMRLTSRNRDSEEENHEGEAFQNWSSHSAEIARLSQDLAKDLAILAREIHDVAGDGDPQNLGREGSAPVSTVTAREQLVQHIPEAGLHYQRVPPSSTPTRAPDQSPSDLEHNSKQQARSRDEVVVDNLMLNPVSQVIVAIRENTEQLADKIKVLFQDRVDIWEEIEARVNSDNDAPVVKTSNKEITAILRELRRVQRQLEVINTVMEPSGQPEATKPSATAVSSSSSSGVRSSRPASSRDWRTVHSVTKRGGGPRPSESVRRAAVTPDDLREGYLV, from the exons TCTCGCAGTGTGGACAAACAGCATGCTGTGATCAACtacgacacaaacacagatgagCACATGGTGAAGGACCTGGGGAGTTTGAATGGG ACATTTGTGAATGATCTGAGGATCCCGGATCAGACGTACATCACCCTCAAGCTGTCGGATGTCATTCGCTTCGGTTATG ATGCTCATGTGTACATCCTGGAGAGGAGTCAGCACAAGGTCCCAGAGGAAGCTCTTAAA CATGAGAAATACACCAGCCAGTTGCAGCTCGGTATAAAAGCCCTGGAGGCCAAGGCGAAGGAAAAACAGCAGTTCCAGAGCTCAGAGAAGAGCAAGGACTCTCTTTCCAATGTCAAACATCAGGACAGGGCTGAGCGTAGAGCCCACTCACTGACAG CTGCCACAGATCCTCCGATTTCCAAGCCTACTCCTCTGTATGGCCAACCGTCCTGGTGGGGGGAGGATGAGGACCCTgccaacaaaaaacagagcagaggtGGAAAACTGCCAGAGCAGGAATCTCCAG AGCCTGCTAAAGATGTGCCCAGATACGAGGTCAACGGTTCTCTGTCAGACAGTCAGGCCAAATCCATCTTCTCCTATCGCCGGGAGCCCAGCTACTTCGAGATCCCAACAAAGGAGTTCCAACAGCGACCTACCAAGAAACTCGAGTCGCAGGTCCATGAGGTTCCAACAAAGGACACCCCAGATCCCTCTCAATGCATCCCTTCCACTCCCACACCCCCCATAGTCCAAAGCCATGCCTCCTTCACCATTGAATTTGATGATTGCACGCCAGGTAAAATGAAGATAAAGGACCATGTGACCAAGTTTTCTTTCCGCCAGCAGCGCAAGCATTCTCCAGTAGAAGTTGCTACCACACCTACTGAAGTGTTGTCAGCAGAAAGCAAAGTTGCTGATTGGCTGGTCCAAAGCAACGCTAGCATGATGAGGAGGAAATCACAAGGTGAAGACTTGTACAGCACAAACAGTGACCCGTCACTTCCGATGAACACCAAGT CAAACCACCATGAAGATGGCTCTCACAGTGATTCAGGACACCTGTCAAGCAGTGGAAAAGATCTTCTCCAATCAGAACCCCAGATTGCATCCCAGGGTTCTCCAAAAACCCTGAGAAATTCCGAACCACAACGCTTTACCTCCCCTGACTCTGAGGAACCTTTGTCCTACTCGCCACCAGAGTCTCAGTCCCTTTCCAGTCTTGACAAGGCTGAGCCCCACCAGGCCTTTGTCATTGAATTCTTTGATGATAACCCAAGAAAGAAGCGCTCCCAGTCCTTCACCAATAACACTAGCCCACCAGAGCCCTCCAGCCACAGGCTCCAGCAAGAGAAGGCAAAGAAGAGCACAAGCCCAACTGGGGAGAGAAAAGTTCCACCTCCACCCACCACAACTCCCCCAACCCAACGATACACAATCCCTCTCAAGGACCCAGCTCCCACAGTACCCCAGAGAGCTGGCTCTCTACGAAGGGAAAAGACAGATGATCGAATCAGCACAGGCTTTTCTtcccgctcctcctcctctgtgtctACAAGACCCTTCAGCAGCGTGGGCCGGAGATCTAAACTCGCCCAGGAATTTACTGCAGAATTTCTCAAACAAGCAAAGCAGAACTTATCTGCTAGCTGGGATAAAAATAGTTCTAGTGCCTCAAGAGCAGCTAAAAAAGAGACAGTGACAGTATCACAGTCTGACCAGAGTACTACTAGCCCCCCTCGATCTGATGGAAATTACCAACCTAAAACTTCCTCCCCTATCCACCAGCCTGTTCCCCTCAAAGCCACGGTCATGCCTCTAGCATCTCAAACTGTGGAGGTCAAGAGTCCTCATCGTGGATCAAGaaatgaggaggaggacagtCTGAGTGACGCCGGAACCTACACTATAGAAGCAGATGTTCCAGATAAAGAACTGGAGGAGGCAAGAAGCAAGATTGACCAG GTTCAGCCGGCAGGTGCTGTGTTGCAGGGGACTCCTAAGTGGATGTCTTGCTGGGCCAGCTTGGCGGACAGCTACACAGAATCTGGCCCTTCGTCTGGCCTCTTTGACATCCCTTCCCAGATGGAACTGTCAGGAGGGG CACGAGCTACAATCATCCACAAGGCCACACTCAGCCGAAACCACGACATCACAGATGCCGACGGTTCCAAAGCTCGACGCGTCCTGCCACAGGTACCGCTGGGGGAGAAGAGTGACGTTCCAACTCCCAGCATTCATGTTCACTATGACCCGCATTCAACGTTCGATGTAGGAGACAAGAGCTTGGTGGCGCCCGGCTCCCAAGACAGCATTCACAGGTTAACAGTGCAGGATGACGTAGAGCCTGACAGTCTGAGTGATGCCAGCAAATCAGATGACGGATCCATCatagagcagaggaggaggccaCTGTCAGACGGAGAAGAAAAGCAAACTGAGGAGAAGCCCAAAGTCCCAGCAAAGTCTACATCTTTCTACATCGGGTCGGAAGACGAGGTGTCCAGACCAGAGCGGGGAGGCTCAAAAACCAGCACTCCGAAGGTTGAGAGGAAACATGTGACCAAAACTTTCTCAACAGCCACTCTGATTAAACAGAAAGGCAGTCAGGACTTTGGAAAAGTAAAACCTACTGTATCAACTCCTGCCCTGGGCCAGGGGACACGGAGTCCAGAGTTAAAGGAGGGCTCAGTTTCCCCATTAATCAGACAGGAGAGCTTCACCAAGGAGCGGCCCAGCAATCCACGACTGCCCAACATCTCGAGCCAGCCTGCACAAAGAGACCTAGTCCCTGAATTATTTCAGGGAGCCACCAGTCAGGACACTCATTCTTACCtcaaagagacagagaatgtCCTGGCTGTTCTAGAAGCAAAACTCCAAGCAGGACAATCAGGGCCCTCTCCGTCTCCTGTTATGGACTCTCTTTCTGGGGAGTCTGATGTGGATACCTCTAGCACAGTCAGCCAGCAAAGCAATAAAACCAAGCCAAACACAATGACGAAAAAAACATCCGTTAGTGGCTTCCATAGAGAGAGGTCTTCAGCTAGCACAGCTAGTCAGGACTCAAATCATCAGTCCACATCATCAGAAAAGCACCGTCCTCTGGGAGCAGACAGTAGAAACAAGACTGAGTCTGTCAGGAGGCCGGTTGGACTGAGACGTAGCGTGGGGAAATGTGGCTCCACAGACCTTAGCGATGACCCTCAGAGTTTACCTTACTCTGATCAGGAGTCTAACAACCACCAAACACGCAAGAAGTACACCGTGCCCCTTCAGAGGGAGGACGGCAAGAGCACTAGAGCATCCCAGGCCCTGAGTCGTGCCAACAGCTTGTCAGCTCCAAGACCTACCAGGGCCTCCATGCTCCGTCGGGCTCGCCTGGGAGAGGCCTCTGACAACGAGGGCACAGAGACGGACAGACTGTCCCAGGAGACAGGCAACGCCCCACCTAAGCAGCCTCAGGAAGCCAAGAAACTTTCCAGGCTGGATATGCTGGCCATGCCTCGCAAGCGGACAAGCTCATTCAACACACCCAGTGACACCGAGGCCTCATCCACCCCGCAGTGGACGGGCAGGAGCACAGGATTTTCTAACCGCAGCACAGAGTTAGGCGGCAGCTCTTCTCGAAGGGCCTCTGCTTCAGCGCCAAAGCCTGTAGAAAGGCCACAGAAAGCGCCGCTCGGCAAAACCCCAATCACTCGTGGACGCTCCAGCAGTACCAAATACGCCAGCAGCACAGCAA GCTCTAGGAGACGACAGAAAGGCTCTGACTATACCTCTACCTCAGATGAGGAGTACGACTCAAACCAGAGCACTCCTAAACACAAACGCTCCCAAACTTCCCCAGCTTCTTTTAGCCCCCGTCATCAGCCTCGATCACAGCCGGTGGTTGCCATGCGTCTGACATCTCGAAACAGAGATTCTGAAGAGGAGAACCACGAGGGAGAGGCCTTCCAAAATTGGTCCTCTCACAGTGCTGAGATTGCACG GTTGAGTCAAGATCTAGCCAAAGACTTGGCAATCTTGGCCAGAGAGATTCATGATGTAGCAGGCGATGGTGATCCACAAAACCTTGGAAGGGAGGGCAGTGCACCTGTCTCCACGGTGACCGCTCGTGAACAG CTGGTTCAGCATATTCCAGAGGCTGGATTACACTACCAGAGAGTCCCACCAAGTTCTACTCCTACGAGGGCACCCGACCAGAGCCCAAGTGACCTTGAACATAACTCTAAGCAACAAGCTCGAAGCAGAGATGAG gTTGTCGTGGATAATTTGATGCTGAATCCAGTGTCTCAGGTTATCGTTGCCATCAGAGAAAACACGGAGCAACTTGCTGACAAAATTAA GGTACTGTTCCAGGACAGGGTGGATATCTGGGAGGAAATAGAGGCAAGGGTTAATTCTGATAATGATGCCCCTGTTGTCAAGACTTCCAACAAG GAAATCACAGCTATCTTGAGAGAACTGAGGAGAGTTCAGAGACAACTCGAGG TCATTAACACAGTCATGGAACCCAGTGGGCAGCCCGAAGCTACCAAACCCTCAGCCACTgccgtctcctcctcctcttcgtctgGAGTTCGGTCCTCTAGACCTGCTTCCTCACGAGACTGGAGAACAGTTCACTCTGTTACCAAGCGTGGCGGTGGCCCGAGGCCCAGCGAGAGCGTCAGGAGAGCAGCTGTGACCCCAGACGATCTCAGAGAGGGATATTTAGTCTGA